TTCCCGGCCAGGAGGCTGACGCGCTGCTGTTCGAGCCCATGAGAGGACTGTCCGGTTGTGAATTTTGAAGCGCGGACCCTGTGATTTTCTTCTTGACGTGGGGAGGAGTTACAGCATGAGCCAGTTCTCTCACCTCGACGATGCAGGCAGGTTGCGCATGGTGGATGTCTCCTCCAAGCCCGTCACCCAACGCAGGGCTCGCGCCCGGGGTGAGGTCAGGGCGTCCGCGGAAACCATCGCCCAAATCCACAATAACCGGCTGGCCAAGGGCAATGTCCTCGAAGCAGCCAGGCTGGCAGGGATCATGGCGGCCAAGAACACCGGACAGTGGATTCCTCTGTGCCATCCTCTGCAACTGAGCCACGTTCAACTGGAGTTCATGGTCAACGACGAAGGGGTGGAAATCGAAGCGACCACCCTGGCCGAGGGGAAGACCGGGGTTGAAATGGAAGCCCTGGTGGCCGTGTCGGCAGCGGCGTTGACCATTTACGATATGTGCAAGGCCATCGACCGAACCATGGAGATCGGGAACATCCGCCTGATGGAAAAGTCCGGCGGCCGGTCCGGGCACTTCGTCCGTTCCGATTAGGCTGCTCTGGTACCGGTTATAATGGGGGTCAGAAATTGCTGGTGAGGAGTTACTGAATCATGAAGCCACAGACCCTGTTCGACAAGATATGGACAGCCCACCTGGTCCGTGAAGAGCCGGGCCAGCCCTGTCTCCTCT
Above is a window of Acidobacteriota bacterium DNA encoding:
- the moaC gene encoding cyclic pyranopterin monophosphate synthase MoaC; the encoded protein is MSQFSHLDDAGRLRMVDVSSKPVTQRRARARGEVRASAETIAQIHNNRLAKGNVLEAARLAGIMAAKNTGQWIPLCHPLQLSHVQLEFMVNDEGVEIEATTLAEGKTGVEMEALVAVSAAALTIYDMCKAIDRTMEIGNIRLMEKSGGRSGHFVRSD